From the genome of Pseudarthrobacter sp. NIBRBAC000502772:
GGCGGGTCCAGTCGGGCAGCAGCGAGTCGCCGTCCAGTTCTGCGTCGGTGAGCTCGTTGAGCTTGCGGGCGAAAAAGGCGGTGCCCCGCCGCGCCTGCAGGAGTTGTTCCTGCAGGCGCGGGTCGGTGGCTTGGTCGTGGCGGGCGACCATCAGGCTTCCTTGACCACGCGGTTGGTCAGCTGGCCGAGTCCTTCGATGGTGGTGACCAGGACCTGGCCTTCCTGCAGGTACCTCTTGGGGTCCTGGGCGTGGCCCACGCCGCCGGGGGTGCCGGTGGCGATCACGTCGCCCGGGTTCAGGGTGATGATGGTGGAGATGTAGGAGACCAGGAATTCGGGGGTGAACACCAGGTCGCCGGTGGGGGTGCTCTGCTGCACCTCACCGTCCACGGCCGAGGTCATCAGCGGCCCGGCACTGAATTCGTCCTTGGTGACCAGGGCGGGGCCGAACGGGGTGGACTTTTCCCAGGTCTTTCCCTGCAGCCACTGTATGGTGCGGAACTGGTAATCGCGCATGGACACGTCGTTCAGGACGGCGTAGCCGGCGATGTGGTCCGCGGCGTCGGCTTCGCTGATGCGGCGGCCGGGCTTGCCGATGACGACGGCGAGTTCGGCTTCCCAGTCCACTGCGTCGGATTCCTGGGGCAGGGCGAGGTCATCGTTGGGCCCGATGAGGGATTCGGCGTACTTGGCGAACAGGGTGGGGTACTCGGGGACTTCCCGGCCCATTTCCTTGATGTGGTTGCGGTAGTTGTGGCCCACGCAGATGATCTTGCCGGGGGAGGGGACGACGGCGGCGAGGTCGGCGCCGTCCAGGGCGTGCGTTGCGCCGCTGGCCGCCGCAGCGGTGGTTTCCCAGTTCGGGTCCTGCAGGAGAGCGCCGACGTCGGCGAACCCTGGGATCTCGGTGAGGGCGTCGCCGTCCTGGCGCACCGCTTTGGTGCCGTCTTCGGTGCGGAGGGTAAGGAGTCTCATTACTTGGTGCGTCCTTCGATGTAGGTTCGGTTGAAATTCAGGCGTTCGAAGATGGGAGCGTCGCTGAAGCGGAAGAGGTCGAACTCCGTCCCGGCTTCCAGGGACCATTGCTGCCAGGACGGGACGACGAACAGGTCGCCCTTGGCCAGTTGCTTGGTTTCGCCGTTCAGGACCACGGATCCGGTGCCTTCGAAGACCTGCCAGACACTGGAGCCCACCTCGCGGAGGGGTTCGGTGGTGGCGCCGGCGCGGAGGCGGTGGAACTCGGCCCGGATGGTGGGCATCACATCCCCGCCTGTGGTCGGGTTGGTGTAGCGGACCGCGGCGTGGCCCTGGGCGACCGTGGCGGGGTGGCCTTCGTCCTCCAACAGGAGCTGTTCGCGGAGCGCTGCGTCGGTGTACTTCCAGCGGTAGGCGGCGATGGGGGAGTTGGTGGTGTCGTCGAGGCCGGAGAGCGGGCGGAGGCCGGGGTGGGCCCAGAGGCGTTCGGAGCGGGAGATGTCCGGGGTGGCTTCGTCGGTGACGCGTTCGGTGCCGAACTCGAAGAAGCCGGCGTCGGCGTAGTGCACGAACGGGATGTCCAGCCCGTCGATCCAGGCCATCGGCTCGTCGGTGTCGTTGTGGTGGCCGTGGAAGTTCCAGCCCGGGGTGAGCAGGAAGTCGCCGCGGGACATCCGCACGGGGTCCCCGTTCACCACGGTCCACACCCCCTCGCCCTCGACGACGAAGCGGAACGCGTTCTGGGAGTGGCGGTGTTCCGGTGCCGTTTCCCGGCCGCCGAGATACTGGATTGCCGCCCACAGCGTAGGTGTGGCGTATGGGGTGCCGGCAAGGCCGGGGTTCGCCAGGGCAATAGCGCGGCGTTCTCCGCCGCGGCCCACGGGCACCAGGTCACCGGCGCGGGCGGCCAGCGGATACAGATCATCCCAGCGCCACACATGCGGCACGGCCTTGGGGGTTGGGACCATCGGCATCAGGTCCCCGATCTCCGTCCACAAGGGGATCAGGTTTTCCTTATCGAAGTCCTTGTAGAGCTGTTCAAGCTGGGCCGCTTCCTCAGGTGTCGGCTCCGGAGCGACCACACCGGCCGCAACAGACTCATGGGTAATGTTTTCCATCATTGTCTTCCTTTCACTTCGCGGGGGAGGTGGAAGCCAAGCGCTCGGCGATGTCGGCGCGAAGGTCCTTTTTGTTGATCTTTCCGACTTTTGTCGTGGGCAGCTCATCCACCACCACCAGGTGCTCGGGGATCTTGAAGGCGGCCACTCCGGTCCGCCGAAGCAGGTCCTGGATCTGTTCCAGCGTTACTTCTGTTCCTGGTTTGACGGTGATGTAGAGGCAGAGCTTTTCGCCCAGCACCGGATCCGGCATGGCGATGGCGGCCGCCATGGTGACGTCCTCAATCCGGTACACCAGGCTTTCAATTTCCTCCGCGGAGATTTTTTCTCCGCCGCGGTTGATCATGTCCTTGTCGCGTCCCTGGACGATGAG
Proteins encoded in this window:
- a CDS encoding fumarylacetoacetate hydrolase family protein: MRLLTLRTEDGTKAVRQDGDALTEIPGFADVGALLQDPNWETTAAAASGATHALDGADLAAVVPSPGKIICVGHNYRNHIKEMGREVPEYPTLFAKYAESLIGPNDDLALPQESDAVDWEAELAVVIGKPGRRISEADAADHIAGYAVLNDVSMRDYQFRTIQWLQGKTWEKSTPFGPALVTKDEFSAGPLMTSAVDGEVQQSTPTGDLVFTPEFLVSYISTIITLNPGDVIATGTPGGVGHAQDPKRYLQEGQVLVTTIEGLGQLTNRVVKEA
- a CDS encoding cupin domain-containing protein, whose protein sequence is MMENITHESVAAGVVAPEPTPEEAAQLEQLYKDFDKENLIPLWTEIGDLMPMVPTPKAVPHVWRWDDLYPLAARAGDLVPVGRGGERRAIALANPGLAGTPYATPTLWAAIQYLGGRETAPEHRHSQNAFRFVVEGEGVWTVVNGDPVRMSRGDFLLTPGWNFHGHHNDTDEPMAWIDGLDIPFVHYADAGFFEFGTERVTDEATPDISRSERLWAHPGLRPLSGLDDTTNSPIAAYRWKYTDAALREQLLLEDEGHPATVAQGHAAVRYTNPTTGGDVMPTIRAEFHRLRAGATTEPLREVGSSVWQVFEGTGSVVLNGETKQLAKGDLFVVPSWQQWSLEAGTEFDLFRFSDAPIFERLNFNRTYIEGRTK